The following proteins are encoded in a genomic region of Cryptomeria japonica chromosome 11, Sugi_1.0, whole genome shotgun sequence:
- the LOC131061252 gene encoding purple acid phosphatase 18, translating to MGAAFLLAFLLTTAAVYACLCAGPEQVHISLSGQNQMRVTWLTNDTGVLSIVEYGTLPGVYNYSAKGGNTSYSYLGYKSGPIYDVTIGPLDANTNYYYRCGTSGPEYKFKTPPLQFPITFAIVGDLGQTKWTNSTLQHIQQTNYDVFLLPGGLSYADTQQPLWDSFGKLVEPLASTRPWMVTEGNHETETVPIVVTEPFIAYNARWQMPFEQSGSSSNLYYSFDVTGVHIIMLGSYARNGKYSDQYEWLQADLSSVNRTRTPWILVLFHTPWYNSNAAHQGEGDEAKKAMEPLLYAAKVDVVFAGHVHAYERFTRVYMDAINPCGALHITIGDGGSPEGLSTQFLDPQPQWSLFREASFGHGELTIYNATHAHWTWHRNDDNNSVIADEVWINNLSFSSNCTK from the exons GTACATATTTCTTTGTCGGGACAGAATCAAATGAGAGTAACATGGTTAACAAATGATACCGGTGTGCTGTCAATAGTCGAGTATGGAACATTGCCTGGAGTATATAATTATTCAGCTAAGGGAGGAAATACTTCTTATTCTTACTTGGGCTATAAATCTGGCCCGATTTATGATGTTACAATTGGGCCATTGGATGCGAATACAAATTATTACTATCGCTGTGGAACTTCTGGTCCAGAGTACAAATTCAAAACACCACCATTGCAGTTTCCAATAACTTTTGCAATTGTGG GCGACCTAGGACAGACTAAGTGGACAAATTCAACTTTACAGCACATTCAACAGACAAACTATGATGTCTTCCTGTTGCCAGGTGGTCTTTCATATGCAGATACCCAGCAGCCGTTATGGGATTCCTTTGGAAAGCTGGTAGAGCCTTTGGCAAGTACAAGGCCATGGATGGTCACAGAAGGAAATCATGAAACTGAGACTGTACCCATTGTTGTAACAGAGCCATTTATTGCTTATAATGCACGATGGCAAATGCCTTTTGAGCAGAGTGGATCAAGTTCAAATCTCTATTATTCCTTTGACGTTACAGGAGTACACATAATAATGCTTGGCTCGTATGCGCGCAATGGAAAGTATTCAGACCAATATGAGTGGCTCCAG GCTGACCTTTCAAGTGTAAATAGAACCAGAACACCATGGATTCTTGTGCTCTTCCATACCCCTTGGTATAACAGCAATGCTGCTCATCAAGGTGAAGGTGATGAGGCGAAGAAAGCCATGGAGCCACTACTTTATGCTGCAAAAGTTGATGTTGTCTTTGCTGGCCATGTCCATGCCTATGAACGCTTT ACTCGAGTTTACATGGATGCAATCAATCCATGCGGAGCTTTGCATATAACCATAGGGGATGGAGGAAGTCCAGAAGGCCTTTCCAcaca GTTCCTGGACCCACAACCTCAATGGTCACTGTTTCGAGAAGCAAGCTTTGGACATGGTGAGCTTACGATTTACAATGCAACTCATGCACATTGGACTTGGCATCGTAATGATGACAACAACTCAGTTATAGCAGATGAAGTCTGGATAAACAATCTAAGCTTTTCAAGCAATTGCACCAAGTGA